ACAATAGATCAAAATTGATTTCCagaaagttggagaagttttACTTTTCAGGGCAGTTTGCAAAGTAGTTATGGAAATATAACTTCAAAATTGAAtgaatttcctctttttctagTCAGGtagaacatttgaaaaaaaaaatacaggcaTGTTTACTGCGACCTGGGACGATCACATTGCCCTCTTAGGGTGCATTCACACCTGAGCTGTTTGGTCCATTTGAAACAAACTCTGTCAGACGCTCTGTCAGATAATTCATTTGGTATAGGTCTGGTACAAACCAAAAGAACAATCTCTGGTCAGCTTAAACAGGGGGAGCTCGGTTTGCTTCAAAGTGCATCATAGTTTTGTTCGCCGTAGATGAGAACGCGATCCAAACCATACAAGGGAAGTGAACCTAAAAAGCGGTAAGCTTTACctagtgtggctaacgttagcattgctaacaacaccagCCTGAAGTCCTCCCTGCGGGATAACGTCCACTTGTCTGTGTTAAACATGGCTACACATTGCTCCTGTCCAAATGCCAGTTTAACCTTCCCAACTGACATATATGTTTATCTGGATTTTAGAGAtcaaaatattgaaatgttcCGCGTTATGGGATGCCATACTTCCACTGACCTGTTGTTTACTTTCTGGTTATAGTGCAGCATTAGGCCGGAGGGCAGTAGCCACTGACCGGAGCTACAGCTACTAGTGGTAGGTGGCTACAGTACTCAACATTTGGCAGGCTTTGTTGGGCAGGGTGAAAGCAGAACCAATTAAAAAGTCCACTGAACTTCATATGTAGAAGCGACCTTCATGGCTTTCTACTGCTGTGTTTCCTAAATGATTCTAACAGTCATAAAAGTCTGATGGCAAAGACAGAGGAGGATTTCAAACACCCAGAAAGCTCAACAATCTGCGTGAAACCCCCTGTATCAACTCAACTTTTCTTCTAACATCTGCTCCTGCACAGGTTCAGTGAAGCGGCTTCTACATTTGTGGCGGGTATTTTTTTGatctgcttcctcctcctcttcctctgcgcTGCATTGTAACGGCCCCTGATTGGGCCATTAGTCACAGAGAGGAGTCCAGTTTATCATCGGCCGACAAGCCTTCGCTACCGCTTCAGTAACCGATCCATCATTGTTGTAAGTTTCTTCATTTGTTGGAGATTGgttgggggaaaaaatagaTAAGATTAATTACAGCAGCATCCCACTGTTCTCATTATAAcagtgaaagaggaaaaagaggaaggcCAGTGGTCGTAGCAAACAACTTGTTACATGAGAGGAAACAGAATAGAGAGTCATCAAGTATTCCTTGTTGATAAAtcgatctgaatctgagagggGAGACATCGAGATGGAACATTTGAAACTATCTCATGCACAAGACCAAAAAACTGCATGCAAAACAAGTGTTGGTCCTTATGTTGCAAGAATCACTTTACTATCTGCGATAAAAGATGGgatttttaaatagttttagaAGCTTAATATATTCCACTCAGGAGGTTCGATTTACTTTTTTCAGTACCGGCTTGCACTAGCTATTTGAAAGTTGAACTGTAGCAAGTTCTAACGTAAATCACACACCTGTCCTGTGTAAAATACCGTTGTCATGGCGATGGTTTTTTAAAGGTGGGATAACTTGGAGGATGAGATGGAGCAGAGGGTTTTGCCGGCTGTTTGGTGTCAGCGGTGTTCTCCGCGTTACAAGTTTAATCCCTCAGAAATGTATGATGACTATATGTTTTTACTCCCGCGTTCGTTTTCCACGAGAGAAGAGATTCAATTCATCGGTCCAACAACAGAAAAGGATACTGTCAAATTAGCCTGCCTTATATTTTCACCTCTCAGTgacactgttgttattttactcTAGCTGTACATTAAGGCTGTAGGCCTTAGTTGCCACCTAATCATTATGCTTTGTCATTCTTAACATATACTTTCCTAACTACTTGTGGACTGACGCCTGTTAACGGAAGCTACTTTaagctgtttgtctttttgagaAAAAGCTTTTCACTGATTGGCCGCAGGAAGGGGAAACGTTATATTTGCAAATTGCACATAGATGTTGTCACAACCCAGgctcagtgagctggacaaacacagttttaaagttatttaaataataatttattgcaAACTAAGGCAAATCACCCTGATTAAAGAATGTGCActctgtaaatcagtggtgaaTGTGTGAAGTGTTGacaagagagtgacagagactGAGAAGCCTGCTTAAATACTCAGGCCCCGCCCGCCCAGGTGTATGATGTCAATTcaactggctccgcccctttctacATGACGGCAACCTAAGTGGGGAGAGATACaaggcaacaggaagagcactgACAGTCAGGGGTCGTCACAGTGTTATTCTAAGAATgcaatgtttgatttgatttctttttattttgtccgGAGTTATCCATAAATAAAGTAGAAAACTGTTCACATTTTAAACTCATTCCAATTGTTGAAAGTTATTTGTCATGACAGGACTTTGTGAGATCGAGCTGCGAATGTATTAGGCTTGTTaagaaggtgaaaaaaaaaaggttaatccCAAAggagaaatactttttttttttctaaataaatgattacACATGAACTGATCATAAAAGAAACCATCAGTTGCAGCTTGAACACGAGCAGCATATCTTGTCTTGTGTCAGGTGCATGTTAAGCACACGAAGAACTGTAATAGTTTTAATTTTGACATCATTTAATTGATTATTATCTCCACTTTCTTCTCTGAACAACTGTGACAGAACTCTTGTTTacagactgaaagaaaaaaaacatgactgcaCTGTTTTTGATTGGtcaggtgaaaaaaaagaaaatgtaaaatctaCTGTCTATGAGATGGATGCTACTGTCCACActttttctccctcactctttTACCCATCCATTTACACTTTATACAGCTTCCTCCTCTActgacatgtgtgtgtgcgtgtgtgtgtgtgtgtgtgtgtgtgtgtgtgtgtcctcatgcTTCTCGTCTTTCTCATAGTGTTTGGCTCAGCTGGATGAACGTTGTTGCTGTCAGCAGTTCTCCAGACAGAAAAGTCCTGACTCCTGCACCTCCAGTTAGAGCAGTAATCTGTGTCCTCGCTGCTTATTCCCCGAGGTCCAAACCCCAAATTAAAAACCtgaatgtcttgttttgttgtcagtGATAAACTCTTGGACAATGGCAACCTGCAGCTCTCGTCTTTATGTATCCGGGGAGAGTTTGCtgagcacacacatgcagcttatCAAGGCAGAGAGAAATATGACGCGTGCCATCTAACCTCATTTATTCAGATTAACTCGACTGGGCAACATCAacacttttttctctgtcacattcacacagctCAGGGCATTCTCAACTGGAAGATGCCAtgtgggggttttttttgggcCCCCATCAGCAAACAGCCTCGTCTCACTCCCAACTCATAAAATATATCAATCTGTGTTATTTCTGTCCAATGcaattttgaaatattttatattttcatgaaaaaaaaatcacaaaatttGACAAAAGACAAGAGTTTAAATCTACAATAGCTGAATAAAAGTATTTTCTAGGATTTATGAGGACTTATTCTTGACTAGTGTGGAGTTTTTTGGAATTTTGATTTACTGTAacctgtttttctctgtttggattTTGATCTTGCATTTTgggttgaaaagaaaaaaaccctgacCACTACTCTCGCTCGGCttcaccaatttattagaaaaaaaaacccacaacgTTTtagtccctctgaacctttgtcaagtgtgtCAGTTCAGAGAGAATTAAACAGGGGAAAAATGcaaactgaaaatgttcatAACACCATTCATACTCCGACACTTTCTAAAATAGCTGCAATAACTACACTTTGAGGAAAATAACCAAAAACCTGCctcataaatgtttttttttttttttttaaatcaatatcaaATCTCCTGTGTTGGTGGATTGGTTTATTTTCTCGCAAGATGTTTTTTCAGTAACTTTCAGAAACAATAATGCACACACACGAGGCAATGATGATAACCAACTTTGCAAAGAAGAGTGCTTATGATTCAGACGACATCGCTGCATGACTAACACGTGCTGACACGAAAAGCATGTACGACCATCCACATACAAGTGACAAGTGCGTAACAGTGCAGAAGCTGAGTGAACACATAAAGCGCAGAaattaaacagcaaaaaaagCAATCATTTCCAAGGGAGGGATCAACTGAATTTTAACCTTAACAAAACAGTTAGCAAATGCCCAGTTAAGGTTTTTGGTCTTGGCTATTTTGTCTTTGAGGTTACTTTAGACAATAATGTGGCAACATTTTAATCCGATGAAGATTCAGCTATGATCAAACTGTTGTCTGTTTAAACTCATGACTCAAAAGCtccttgattgtttttttttttaaatttagtgtCACATTCTTAAATCCAGGAGCACCAAGCCATTTGATTGTATTGCTTTTATCCCCTCAAGCAGAAATAATGCACATTAAGTCAacttgcagaaagaaaaaaaagtgcaagtGATGGAGAGAGTGTGACAGAGCACAAAAGATTTTCATTTcaccaaaactacaaaaatcAATCGAGAAGCCTCCGGTCAATGCAAGCACGACAATTATCCAGAACGGCGGAAGTGCCCTTTAACAGATCCAGAGACTAATTCGTTTTGACTGAACCAAATGGACGGGTGGGTCTGATTATCTCGCTGCACGCAGCTGCTCTTCCACAACACACgtgaattcacacacacacacagagacacactcagagGGATATACATGCACAAATGCAACATCACCGATACACTCATGCAAAtgtgcaaacagacacacacactcatatttaaACCCTCGTCTGAGAGCATTAGTATCTGAATGGATTGATCAGCATGCCTGAGCACATCTGAGCTCCAGCCGACGGAACAGAGGGCGATCACCTcgggaaaaaaaagcttctgttcAAAGAATGAGATTATCGATCGATTCAGAGTGAAACTTGGTTTAAGCTGCCATCTTAAATCTGACACCGTTTCAATGTcctcatgtttgaaatgttaagCACATTAAGAAGACATTAATATGAATAGGCTGGAAGATGTCCTTGCTGCTAAGAtacaaaatgtgtgaaaataagatataaaacaTGTGCTTCCTCGATCTTCCTGACTCTGTTCTATCAGGGAAGTTCTTGAAAGGATGCTGTTATGTCTAACAGTTGAAACTTAATCAAAAACATTAATCAAAAAGTAATCCAGTAAATAAGCAGCAAACATGGAGGAATTCTTTTTAAAACCACCCtaggaatgaaaataaaactacaacatTCAAAAGTGATATTAGCACAATGGTCAGTCAGTTATGATAGGCTTGGTTATATAAGTATCAACTTTCAATATGTTGACCAATTAGTCCACACTTGATATTTGATGGTTTTGTATCTAAGTTCAGAGTCTCACTGATTCACTGACTACAGTAATGATGAAAAGCAACACTTGGTTTGTTTACACTAATGTAAGGAAATGCATCCTATTTCTCTTTCAGAaagtcatgttgttgttgatgaccAAATAAGTATTTTGGCACAAATAACTCAGGAAagctaaagaataaagaaaatgtcatcCCTGCTTTACCCTATATTTCACTCATGAGCTTTACTCCCAGCCCATTTCTGAAGTGTTGAAATCAggatcagaaatactttatgaatcccagagggaaatgtGGTCGTTACAGTTgcattaaaacacaatataacagTGGAAATATATATACAatcaaaatatgaataaaataggATTGTAAGTGAGATATAAAGCAAAGCAAGAATAAGAGTAAACACAATTAACATCAAAACATGAACAACAAGCATGTAAAgcattttagaaaagaaaagaaaaactaagcTATGCACGGCAGCTTATAACCCAATTAGCCGCGCTgtttcaatacatttttagtaCTTGTATCCTTCAAAAAACCAAAGGGTTCATTAAGACAACATGAATGGTCAGCTTGAAACAGCTAGTAGATGTACCGTGAAACAGATGCTTAAGCGTTATTTAAAACTCAGACACATGGCTACAGAAAATCTTGACCCTTATTTTAAAGGGTTACTGTAGCTTTGATTGAAAACAGATGCTTGAGGGAACCTAAAAACCAACTCcttgagaaacaaacaaacaaaacggTGCTTAAAACAGACTGTAGAGGTTAGCTTGAAACATCTTCGATAGAGTATTTTAAAGTGACATATAGGGGTACCTTGACGCAGCCACCACAGGAAACCCTGACACGTACATTAAAGGGTACCTCAAAACAGACAATACCTTGTACTTTCGTTGCCATGACGGCAGTTTTGCATGACTTTTCCTGAGATACCATACCAACCATTGTATCACGATAAGTTGAATTAGCAAATAACTTTAGTATTTTCCCGTTCTTGTAAacttttgtgtttcattcttGGAGACTAAAGTTCACTGATTTTAACAcgatgagagaagaagaacaaacagtTATTAAACAGAGAAACTTGATATCTAGATATTAAAGTACTTCAAAAACGATTTCCCTAATGCTAGAAAAGGTTAATTGCATTAATCTGACTACACGCACACTGGGGTCACTATTTAATACTTCTCTCTATATTTACTGAGCCCAGAAGGCACATCAAACCTGCCAAACCTGCAGTGATTTGTTGACCAATGGCAGTGCGACGGCGAGGTTGCTCCATGTAGAACAGGccataaaaaagtgaaatcagaAAGACCCTCCTGCTTACACAATGAGACAGGCGGATGGAGGAGATCCTGGAGGCAGCTGTATTTGATTTATTATCCCACAATGCTCTCAGGCAATCACATCCATGGATATTGAATGACCTCTTCACAATGTCTGGACTACAATAAATCACAGCCGGGATCAGCTTGGAGACTGATGGGACGACACGCTCAAGGGCCATTCAGCCACATCAGCGCACGATGCTAAATTCAACAGAAGGGGTTTGACTCGACTGCTTTGCATGTCGGCcgccaaagcaaacaaaaacacgaCGCTCTGTTTCCCACATTTAGGAGGAACAACTCAAATAAACATTAGGATTGTATATTTTGAATTATTACCATCATGCAGAAACCAAACAGGTAAATCAGTCGAGGTTTACCGCCTTGGACAGCACAGCTCTCGTGTGAAGATGAACCAAATTAAAACTAATTAGGCTGGGACTGAGTGGTGCATCGCTGCCTTGTGATATCCCTCCAAAGGTTACAGGATGCTGCGAGTTGAAACATCCTGCAGCCTGCTGGTCTGAGGCTCTGGACAAAGGGAGTAGCCACCTGTCACCGGCCCGGGCGGAGGGCCACGAGTGTTTGAGGCTCACACTGcgctgtgtgtgcgtctgtcacCACAAAAGGGAGATTAAGAGGTCCAGAGAAAACGGTCCCGCCTACTGTCAGGGGATGGCTGTTTAAGTTTATTTATCTATTAAAGCAGGGCAAGCTCAATGGtttgtattgatttaaaaacacattaaggaGACAGGAGGAAAGAATAGAAGAAACACATCAAAAGAACACAATGATGAAGTAAACTAGTGTTATCATTCTAATGTTATATGTTAAATCTACAGAACTGAATCTCCAATCTACAAAATAAAGACCTAATATAATGATGTATACGTTCTCGTCTCAGGTCACAAACTATTTGAAGTTACTCTTTGGTATCTGGTATCTTGCTTTACATATGATTAATGTGCAGCTGTCCTTTCGCTGATGTGTTTAGGCATCACTTGGTTGAGTTCAGGAAGGCTGCAGAAAAAGCAAAATGACTCCATTTGAATTAAAATGACTCCCGAGGACTCAAACCCCAGTCCAGTGATGTTTGAGGCCATGCTGCATCTTTATGTGAAAAACATTGACAACAAAGAGGGAATTGTCCTAAAACGGACAACCTTAATCACAGAAGCAAAACATGGGTACAACTACAACTTAATGTAGCGTCAACTCAGCTTTCAATCTTATCAGCAGAGAATAATTAccctgtttcaaaaaaaaataaaaaaataaaaatcccacAAGAGCTGTGTTATTAAAAGCTGAAAATCCCTTCAGGTTAACTAAAATTCCTGCTGCGACAGTATCATGTGTTTGTCCTGAACTGTATTTAAATTTGAATGAGGCCATTTACAAACTAATACATCAATCTGCTGTTCAGCTAGTGTGTGGAGGCAGAGTGTTCATCTGGGTGCAAACATGTTTGTATGTAGGCTGTGGGTTTGTGCATTTTCTGTATGCTGCGTGGGTGTGTATGTTCATTTCACCTCCCCTCACCGTCTCTTCTTTATTATatgaaaacatacacacacacacacacatatacacacacttacacaacaCTGCAGGCAGACAAGGCGTGTTCAAGGTCCAGGGTaattacatttgtgttttcctATGCTTGCTCTGCTGGGGCCTTTAACATAAAAACCACACGTGCCTTGTACTCCAGCTTTGCATTGAGGCAACAATCTGAAACCTATTCAATACAttgtaatatataaataatctGTATGTTTAAGAACCTGGCTAATATTTGACCGTTTAGCCCTACAACAGATATAATAGATAGATTATAAATAATTGATAGTGATAACAGGACACATTACGTGTTTATAAACAGTAGCTGTAAACATTAAATGCATATTTTCTTACAATACCTGCATTTATTTAGCGTTATATATGAGAATATATCAAGAGATAGTTATGAAATCAGGGCTTGAGACACATACACTTAATAAAAAGAACGATTTTAATATCAAAAACATTGcatatgttacaaaaagcattATATTACAGCACTGGGGAGTTGTGTTTtcgtgtgtgtgtaaaaaaaaagggaatgaaATCAGCTGTTTAAGGTTAAAGTTGGGAGAGCTGCGCCATCTGCTGGTGGTGAATGGTAACTGTTATGTTTACAGGTTACAGCTTAAATGCACTGAATCCTCCGAGCAGTATGGCGCATgctttccttctctttctccttaaGTCAGACTAGACTGCATCAGAAGAATACAAGATCACTATTTtcaccaggaaaaaaaaaaaaaaaactctgatcaATCTCAGGAGTCATTGGGAAGGCCGAACAGTTTGACGGTGCCCGACTCTCTGTTGTTGTCGTATTTGCCCTCCTTGTCGTCGCAGGCGTAGGCGAGCAGCGGCCTCTTGGGGTGCCAGGCGACGGTAAAAGTCGGGGAGTCACACTGAACCTCCCACAGCTTCTCTCCTGTACAAATCCACAATACAGGCAGGgaaacaaagtttacattttacaaacaacTGAATTGAGCATTTGTAGAGTGTAGAATCACAGAGTTGAAGCCGCTTTttaataaaagtgtttaaaaacatttcaaacagtaaCGACATATCTCTAAACTTTTCTTTGTTCTTACCTTTCTTTAGTCGTTTTGTCATACTCATAATTTCCTTGCTTGTACTGTCTTTGATTGTTTATCAtgtattacaaatatttcatTCTAGTTATACTCAGTTAACTTTCCTGCCTTGttctggtgtttgtttttcactcaaTTGGCTGTAAATCTGTATGGAAAAACTCTGGATGGTTTGAAAGTTGCCGAACAGTCTGATTTGAATAAGACAagtgaaagatttaaaaacattattttcaagAGCTTTCAATCAGTAATGGCATTCAACAaaaccagaagaaaaaacatgttagaaGGGGTTAGGGTTtacaaaatatttaacaaatcTGCAAACAGGTCgggaattaaataaaaatctaacAGCAACAGAATGACACAAAACTATACTTCCTGCCCGACTGATTTTGTTATTAAAAGGTCCACTATAATAGGACAggctggttttttttaaaactcaaaacatGGTTTTATTATAACCTGATGTGGTTAATGTTACATTCAAAAGACTTAAGAGTCAAAGGTTAGATtttagtttatattttaaatgtcagtggTACTGACCTGTTTCCACCTCAGCGATGTCTATAAAGTGATCCTCAGAGGCTGAGGCTAACATCTTTCCATCATGGCTGAAGCTCAGAGTCCTCACTGGCCAGTCCAACCTAAACATCAACGTTAGAAAACAATGATTATATAAACTCAGGGGCAGGTAATGATTGCAGCGAGTTGTTGTATGTTATCATGTACATTTATTTCTGATGAAAAGTCAAAGTGGAATGTGGGCAGACTGACCTGGAGAAGCAGCGGACACACACCAGTTCCTCCACGTCCCACAGTGAGACCAGAGCGTCTGCACTTCCTGTGGCAAAGTATTTCCCCGTGGGGTCAAACTTGATACAGATGCAGTTGGACGGGTGAGCGTTGATGGACTGGATTGGCTTCAGCTCGGGAtaactgcaaacaaacacaatggtcACTTTGACCCTGTTCTCATACTGTTGTGGGCTGTTCACACTTGGTACCAGAGATTTTCCAGAAGAGACCGCACTCTAACGTCATCGTTTCACCCGGTGAATTTGAGTTTGATTTATCTGCAAGTTTTGTGTTGTGTATCCCAAAACCTTGAAAAGAAAGCTTCATTTACCTGAGTGGGTTTTCTTTTTGAACCACAGTGTTGTGTAGAGATGGATCACAAGTAAAAACATGGAGGATATCCCCAGACACGATTTTCAGTTCATGCAAGCGCGTATATTTTTATTTACGGGTTACATTGACTGAATAAAAACGCCACAATGACTTAAGAGTAAAACTAAAGAGAGCAATGTCACGCTAAAGGTACTCGTGTGGAGGATGAGATGATACATTTGTGGTCTCACTAGATGAGCTGTTCATATAAATATAGTCCTCCTCAAAACGCAATAGTAGAGCTTACATGTTTTAGCTCGAGTGATAAGATGCAATACTAGATGTTTGACTTGAACCTTTAATGAGCCAACGGCCGACCGTTTGCATTAACACGTGCACTTTATTCCAGTTGCTCCACCATGACAGGACGAGTTTCACAGACTGTGAAGCGTCTTTagaaaacatgactttttaagTTTGTTATTTCACCGTGTTAATTCTACATAACTATTCAGCTGTTTTATATGAACACCCTGTTGTAGTCAGCAGACCCctcagaagagaaaaacaaagatctaCGCAAAGGTTAAAGAGACTATTGAATTTGCATTCTCTCAGACAGATGACTAAAAGGCGTTATGGGACATACAGCCCTCCAAGGTGAAGTGTAGGTGTGGGAAATACTGACAAGTAACTAAGGAATAAAGTGGTCTCTTCACCCACATCTTTCAGAAGTTACTATGTATCCTgacatatttataaaaacagaacTCATCCTAATGTGTGAAAAGGAAATAGAAAAAGATACACAGCTTGATTCAGTATTTTCTACAGACTTGCATCATCAGCCTTGATATCTGCTGTCATGACAACAGAATCTTAAGCTTAGATATGATGATAGGAAAGTTAAAACAATATCAATAACAGATTCAataccacaacaacaacaacaacaacagatggCCAGGAACCCAAATTCTAAAATTTGCAAATAGCAGGAAAGCTCCTGCAttctgtctaaattgcacaaagaagttgccaatgtatttgtgcattttagactgtcctctctcccttttCCACATGGCAGCTTTggattaaaattaaaaacatgactaAGGATCTTTAGTTTTTTAACTCTTCTGCATTTTTTGATACAAgcgatcattaaaataacagagattgtatcaTTGGTAAACCTGCTATCCAAAAGTATTGAAGTATTGGAATCTTTGAAAACCTTAGGTCGGCTTACTTGAGgtctgattttgaaaaaaaaaaaaacaacagtgagtgttttctgcaggaaaataaaatccCAAAGTAAAGTATTTAACATCACAGCCTCAGTTTTAAGAGGcttcacacagcagctgacAGAGTGTGAGAACTGTGAGCGCAGATTCTCaagaataaatgaatacacATTCAGAGTTTGTGTCACTGCCAGATGCCAAAATCAACTTTCCCCCCCAGTTTGGATCTGTTGGGGTTCCTACCTCAGAATATTGATGCAGCCGCTGCCGTTAGTGAGGAAGAATGAGTCGTTGTCGTTGTTCCAAGAGATCTCGTTCACCTCGAACTTGAACTGCTCTTCCGCTTTGGAGCGGTGTGTCTTCGCGTCGATGAAGGTCACCACGTCGTCTTTGTTTCCGACAGCGATGGTCTGACCGTCCGGGCTCCAGcaaatgttaatgttttctccttaaaaagaaagaaatatatatatatatatttttgtaattgACATCCCTCTCATGGAGAACACTTTAATAGTTAAGCTGTTTAATATTCTTTGGTTATTTCCCTCATCATTAATCGTTTCCCTATTACCCCCCCAGCCTGAAAGATCTTGTAAATAAACCACCTTCCtgtcagatatttattttaacctCCCTAAAATCATAGATGTAACACTCCATGAATTACATTTCTGGTTAAAGGTTTTAATTTATATGCATTCGTTTACTCATCTTTCTATTTAGACTGAGAGGAGattccaagatcaggaatatcctgtcgcaaaatgatgcagaaaaactagttcatacatttgttacctccacattggattattgtaattctcttttgtcggggtggctccccctccccctccccctccccctcccccacccccttgctccctatccctcttcctgtatcttatcccatctcttcCCCTATCCAAGCCCGGTGCAGTCtcggcctgtgaaggctgtttcgtcatgagccggggatccggtcgaagatttctgccttttaataaggcagtttttttcttaccactgtaacttttgctgctttgctaaaagtgctcatgatggataggccgagtctttgtaacataacaataagtaaggtcttttacctgcttttttgtaatgttaacagaaaaagctaaagacccagctctttcatgaataactacaaacttaatgatgatggtctccatattattgatgatgacgatggttgtgacgattgttgaacgacgacttataagatggtttctatactgattagagctctcaagaactgccctcaatgttgtgctttgcctctggtcacgtCCTGTccgcacctgtgtgtccaatcagactcaaagctgatcgtttgctctcttaccgacattgttcccttttttttccccccctagatccttgcttgtgttgtacttactctctgatgtacgtcgctttggataaaaaacatctgctaagtgaattgtagaaagaGTAAGGTGtttcacctgctttttgtaaaatgtctcgAGATAAGAcgtgttatgagttgacgctatacaaatacaaattgatttgattgaattgaaaaagagcagcagggaagaagaagaa
This is a stretch of genomic DNA from Labrus bergylta chromosome 9, fLabBer1.1, whole genome shotgun sequence. It encodes these proteins:
- the thoc3 gene encoding THO complex subunit 3, yielding MASQYYQEMQESFRNNNKSREFPAHTAKVHSVAWSCDGRRLASGSFDKTASVFVLEKDRLVKENNYRGHSDSVDQLCWHPTNPDLFVTASGDKTIRIWDVRTTKCIATVITKGENINICWSPDGQTIAVGNKDDVVTFIDAKTHRSKAEEQFKFEVNEISWNNDNDSFFLTNGSGCINILSYPELKPIQSINAHPSNCICIKFDPTGKYFATGSADALVSLWDVEELVCVRCFSRLDWPVRTLSFSHDGKMLASASEDHFIDIAEVETGEKLWEVQCDSPTFTVAWHPKRPLLAYACDDKEGKYDNNRESGTVKLFGLPNDS